The following proteins are co-located in the Bubalus bubalis isolate 160015118507 breed Murrah chromosome 21, NDDB_SH_1, whole genome shotgun sequence genome:
- the CCDC71 gene encoding coiled-coil domain-containing protein 71, protein MSVVVQHVEEKAVHSWSRISTAGKKALEEALLVFNPMSQDLSATEAQLVAFLQGLRDDGFQPTILRSGDVYGYSSCTANPPSQTKLQARAPTPAAASPPASAPQTAVRLPAGRATLLPMPLSGRLAKASTPGLAKHATTNLLLSSLKQSSAGRAQGAAVGFPTHLYPGVYPAMRLSVVLEALVPIKTPVACLGAKRKAQSLHLSLGDSPLKVRKGPGKRLGNAQLKAPRKATSKGSKCLARRGPRSGPRQGSGLQSKTCKITGSLGGPRVKDGGALGTKAAQAKAARAQAKVAQTQATATQARAKAKAVRARAKAKAARIKARAVQARAKAKAVQARAKAKAMRAKAKVARTQPRGRGRPKGSIQGRTARRSRKSCPETVGQKRKRTEEAKDLSPRKRTRLGPRSPKVQLGPGTARLLKFRAIKVDRLASDDEVRQQAQQILCVNLSPVIRLQPLPPHSAP, encoded by the coding sequence ATGAGCGTGGTGGTGCAGCATGTGGAGGAGAAAGCTGTGCACTCCTGGTCACGGATCTCCACGGCGGGGAAGAAGGCCTTGGAGGAAGCGCTGCTTGTCTTCAACCCCATGAGCCAGGATCTCAGTGCCACTGAGGCCCAGCTTGTGGCCTTCCTGCAGGGCCTGCGGGATGATGGCTTCCAGCCTACCATCCTGCGCAGCGGCGATGTCTATGGCTATAGTTCGTGCACAGCCAACCCCCCAAGCCAGACAAAACTTCAGGCTcgtgcccccaccccagctgccgCATCACCTCCAGCCAGTGCTCCCCAAACTGCCGTGCGGCTGCCTGCGGGCCGGGCCACGCTGCTCCCCATGCCACTGTCTGGCAGGCTGGCCAAAGCGTCTACCCCAGGCCTCGCCAAGCATGCTACCACCAACCTGCTGCTGAGCTCCCTGAAGCAATCAAGTGCCGGCCGTGCCCAGGGTGCGGCGGTGGGCTTTCCCACCCACCTCTATCCAGGTGTTTACCCTGCCATGCGACTCTCCGTTGTCCTTGAGGCCCTAGTTCCCATCAAAACCCCTGTGGCCTGCTTGGGTGCCAAACGCAAGGCGCAATCACTGCACCTGTCACTCGGGGACTCCCCCCTGAAGGTGAGGAAAGGTCCAGGGAAGAGGCTGGGGAATGCCCAGCTCAAAGCTCCCAGAAAAGCCACAAGCAAGGGCTCCAAGTGTCTGGCTCGAAGAGGCCCCAGGTCTGGACCCCGACAAggctctgggctccagagcaAGACCTGCAAAATCACTGGGTCTCTCGGTGGCCCACGAGTGAAAGATGGCGGTGCTCTGGGCACCAAAGCAGCTCAGGCCAAAGCTGCCCGTGCCCAGGCCAAGGTGGCTCAAACACAGGCCACAGCCACCCAGGCCCGGGCCAAAGCCAAGGCTGTGCGGGCCAGGGCCAAGGCTAAGGCAGCTCGGATCAAGGCCAGAGCAGTGCAGGCCAGGGCCAAGGCCAAAGCAGTGCAGGCCAGGGCCAAGGCCAAGGCCATGCGAGCCAAGGCAAAGGTGGCTCGGACCCagcccaggggcaggggcaggccaAAAGGGTCTATTCAGGGCAGGACTGCAAGGAGGAGCCGGAAAAGCTGCCCTGAGACTGTGgggcagaagaggaaaagaacagaggaaGCAAAGGACCTTTCTCCCCGGAAGAGAACACGGCTTGGGCCCCGATCCCCTAAGGTGCAGCTCGGACCTGGAACGGCAAGGCTGCTGAAGTTCAGGGCCATCAAGGTGGACAGACTGGCCTCAGACGACGAGGTGCGGCAGCAGGCTCAGCAGATCCTCTGTGTGAACCTTTCCCCTGTAATACGACTGCAGCCTTTGCCACCACACTCAGCACCCTGA
- the LOC102396042 gene encoding laminin subunit beta-2 codes for MRIRSFLPVRVSLNRGPTSASCVGWRRSSVCLSPSPPSVCIWWPPLISCPQPRPPLVSPALGTSLLPAAPWPHPACSLALIALRSATMPDSGSHCPGAPAGLGPLLLALLLLLLPPMVPAPRTSAQEVPDMMPPPGCSGGNCHPPTGNLVIGRGQSLQTSSTCGLHGPELYCVVSKLQAPLQDSENCCFCDSRDGKSHGIENVVSRSDPDGKKTWWQAESGVENVTIQLDLEDAFYFTHLIMTFKTFRPAALLLERSVDHGHSWHVFRYFAHNCSGLFPGIPPAPGRRVSDLVCDQRYSDIEPATEGEVIFQVLDPTFLAENTNNAEIQELLRVTNLRVNFSKLHTLGDRPLRGLKGHPFYYYALYELVIGGSCLCHGHASECRPAPGSPPSVEGMVHGHCVCRHHTTGTHCERCQGLYQDRPWQAAEPGYPHTCQECECHGHARSCHFDMALYLASGNVSGGVCDACQHNTAGRHCELCQPFFHRDPLEDPRSLHSCKPCDCDPMGALEGGLCDAYTDATRGLLSGQCRCKVHVWGQRCDSCRPGHYGLSLTQSEGCQPCRCNARGRVPSTQACDPSSGACHCKRFVSGRDCSRCLPEFWGLSSDSLGCRPCDCDFGGAYSNRCSAGQGLCLCRPHLHGRRCQELQSGYFCATLDQATAEAEHGHSLQPADPRLPGAPWPAPPYCTPAPGTSSGWLGPRLWRQRDPRCALQRARQAWYSHQLPRTPGKPLPLHQGAGFALGRGSGFARVVDGAGLSLLAPTVPRALDYDIVLRYETEAPEVWQALVRVRAQSQPRSTRCALPLPSEQLFQATLTHARRAVVLSRPFCFEPGTRYSVTLRLWRTKEGRRPEGGTILLDSVVLLPRVGELPGLRSVDPGALGRLQELHEAGCLEAARVSPPQSMPEACAHLACSISALLHGGGLVCECHLQGSLSTECAPLGGQCPCRPNITGRTCDRCLPGTFGLRPTGCRECRCHPEGAASAVCNPTSGQCTCRAGCAGRRCDRCLSGRWGFPRCQPCACNGHAELCHPFTGVCQDCRGATTGRHCERCLDGYYGDPTLGSGQRCQPCPCPGHPGSGLYHGTSCHVDSTSGHVLCLCAPGYTGPRCDRCSPGYFGRPWPGDDPRRSPCRPCQCNNNVDPRDPAACDPHSGHCQRCLHHSHGAGCAHCRPGFHGSALRPGGCRRCSCDPRGTSPVRCPPEAEACFCDPVSGQCPCRPHTLGRDCSRCAPLFWNLGGPRGCEPCSCHARHSLQPGCHPVTGQCPCRAGFGGRTCSWCRDGYWGDPEQECRACACDPQGSISPSCDPHTGTCRCRDGISGPRCQACARGSTGGFPHCTSCPPCFASWDQRLAPLQLHLDTMVHEVAALRQGMPGWGAGLRGDQLQALEGKLQQAQTLLESPSPTRGPLRQLTEWITGLRQGVWGH; via the exons ATGAGAATCAGGTCTTTTCTGCCCGTGCGGGTTAGTCTGAACCGTGGCCCCACTAGCGCCAGCTGCGTTGGATGGCGGAGAAGCTCTGTGTGCCTCTCGCCCTCCCCACCTTCCGTCTGCATCTGGTGGCCGCCATTAATATCCTGTCCCCAGCCACGGCCTCCCTTGGTTTCTCCGGCTCTGGGGACCTCCCTGCTCCCAGCTGCGCCGTGGCCCCACCCTGCATGCTCCCTGGCTCTGATAGCCTTGCGTTCAGCTACCAT GCCTGATTCTGGCTCCCActgcccaggagccccagccGGGCTAGGCCCCCTTCTcttagccctgctgctgctgctgctgccacccaTGG TCCCAGCTCCCAGAACAAGTGCCCAGGAGGTACCAGACATGATGCCTCCGCCCGGCTGCTCAGGTGGCAACTGCCACCCACCTACTGGCAATCTGGTTATTGGCCGTGGCCAGAGCCTTCAAACCTCATCCACCTGTGGCCTCCATGGCCCTGAACTCTACTGTGTTGTCAGTAAACTACAG GCGCCTCTCCAGGACTCGGAGAATTGCTGCTTTTGTGATTCTCGGGACGGGAAAAGCCATGGCATTGAGAATGTGGTCTCCCGGAGTGACCCTGATGGCAAAAAGACCTGGTGGCAAGCAGAGAGTG GTGTTGAGAATGTCACCATCCAGTTGGACCTAGAAGATGCCTTTTACTTTACCCACCTCATCATGACTTTTAAG ACATTCCGCCCAGCAGCTCTGCTCCTTGAGCGCTCAGTGGACCATGGCCACTCCTGGCATGTGTTCCGCTACTTTGCCCACAACTGCTCAGGCCTCTTTCCTGGGATCCCTCCTGCCCCTGGCCGCAGAGTCAGTGACCTCGTCTGTGACCAGCGTTACTCAGACATCGAGCCTGCCACTGAGGGAGAG GTAATTTTCCAAGTTCTGGACCCAACCTTTCTGGCGGAGAACACAAACAATGCGGAGATTCAGG AACTCCTGCGTGTGACTAACCTCCGTGTGAACTTCTCCAAGCTGCACACACTGGGTGATAGGCCCCTGAGGGGCCTCAAGGGCCACCCCTTCTACTACTATGCTCTCTATGAGCTAGTGATTGGAGGCAGCTGCCTGTGCCACGGCCATGCCTCCGAGTGCAGGCCCGCACCTGGGTCCCCACCCAGCGTGGAAGGCATG GTGCATGGCCATTGTGTCTGCCGCCACCACACCACTGGTACCCACTGTGAACGCTGCCAGGGCCTGTACCAGGACCGCCCGTGGCAGGCAGCAGAGCCTGGGTACCCCCACACCTGCCAGG AATGCGAGTGCCATGGGCACGCCCGCAGTTGTCACTTTGACATGGCCCTGTATCTTGCATCTGGCAACGTGAGTGGAGGTGTGTGCGATGCATGTCAACACAACACGGCTGGGCGCCACTGTGAGCTCTGCCAGCCCTTCTTCCACCGGGACCCCCTGGAGGACCCCCGCTCCCTTCACTCCTGCAAAC cctgtGACTGCGACCCTATGGGTGCCCTGGAAGGAGGTTTGTGTGATGCCTACACAGACGCCACCCGGGGTCTCCTCTCTGGGCAGTGTCGCTGCAAAGTTCACGTCTGGGGCCAGCGCTGTGACTCCTGCCGGCCAGGTCACTATGGCCTGAGCCTCACCCAGTCAGAAGGCTGCCAGC CCTGCAGGTGCAACGCCCGGGGCCGGGTCCCCAGCACTCAGGCCTGTGATCCATCCAGCGGTGCCTGTCACTGCAAACGCTTTGTCTCTGGACGGGACTGCAGCCGCTGTCTG CCTGAGTTCTGGGGTCTAAGCAGTGACTCTCTAGGCTGTCGGCCCTGTGACTGTGACTTTGGGGGTGCCTACAGCAACAG GTGTTCTGCAGGGCAGGGCCTCTGCCTCTGCCGCCCCCACCTGCATGGCCGCCGCTGCCAGGAACTCCAGTCTGGGTACTTCTGTGCCACCCTCGACCAGGCCACTGCTGAAGCAGAGCATGGCCACAGCCTCCAGCCTGCTGACCCCCGgctgcct GGAGCCCCCTGGCCTGCTCCCCCCTACTGTACACCAGCCCCAGGGACCTCCTCTGGTTGGCTCGGGCCCCGACTTTGGAGACAGCGTGACCCTCGCTGTGCCCTCCAACGTGCCAGGCAAGCCTGGTACAGCCACCAGCTGCCCAGG accccagggaagcccctgcccctgcatcaGGGAGCTGGCTTTGCACTGGGGAGGGGCTCAGGCTTCGCACGTGTGGTGGACGGGGCTGGCCTCTCTCTGCTGGCACCGACAGTGCCTCGCGCCCTGGACTATGACATCGTCCTACGCTATGAGACCGAG GCACCTGAAGTGTGGCAGGCATTAGTCCGGGTCCGTGCCCAGTCACAGCCCCGCAGTACCCGCTGTGCCCTTCCGTTGCCCTCAGAGCAGCTGTTCCAGGCGACCTTGACCCATGCACGCAG AGCCGTGGTTCTTTCCAGACCGTTCTGCTTTGAACCTGGAACACGCTACTCCGTGACCCTGCGGCTGTGGCGGACCAAGGAGGGGCGGAGACCCGAGGGGGGCACGATTCTCCTGGATTCA GTCGTGCTCCTGCCGCGGGTTGGAGAGTTGCCTGGACTGAGGTCCGTGGACCCGGGGGCCCTGGGGCGCTTGCAGGAGCTCCATGAGGCGGGCTGCCTGGAGGCAGCGAGGGTGAGCCCACCCCAAAGCATGCCTGAGGCCTGCGCCCACCTCGCCTGCAGCATCTCAGCCCTGCTCCATGGAGGTGGCCTCG TGTGTGAGTGCCACCTGCAGGGTTCACTGAGCACCGAGTGTGCCCCACTGGGGGGGCAGTGCCCCTGCCGCCCTAACATCACAGGTCGTACCTGTGACCGCTGCTTGCCTGGGACATTTGGCCTCAGGCCCACCGGATGCCGTG AGTGCCGCTGCCACCCCGAGGGGGCTGCCAGTGCCGTCTGTAACCCTACGAGTGGGCAGTGCACGTGTCGGGCAGGCTGCGCTGGTCGCCGCTGTGACCGCTGCCTCTCTGGCCGGTGGGGCTTCCCACGCTGCCAGCCCTGTGCCTGCAATGGACACGCCGAGTTGTGCCACCCATTCACAGGCGTCTGCCAGGACTGCCGCGGAGCCACCACAGGCCGGCATTGTGAGAG GTGCTTGGACGGCTACTATGGAGACCCCACCCTGGGCTCAGGCCAGCGGTGCCAGCCCTGCCCCTGTCCTGGGCACCCTGGCTCAGGCCTCTATCATGGGACCTCCTGCCATGTGGACAGCACCAGTGGACATGTCCTGTGCCTCTGTGCCCCCGGCTATACAG GACCCCGCTGTGACCGCTGCTCCCCCGGCTACTTTGGGCGCCCCTGGCCTGGAGATGACCCCAGAAGGAGTCCCTGCCGGCCCTGCCAGTGCAACAACAATGTTGATCCCCGTGACCCAGCCGCCTGTGACCCCCACAGCGGACATTGCCAGCGCTGTCTGCACCACAGCCACGGCGCTGGCTGTGCCCACTGCCGGCCTGGCTTCCACGGCAGTGCCCTGCGCCCAGGGGGCTGCCGGC GCTGCAGCTGTGACCCCCGGGGCACCAGCCCTGTGAGGTGCCCACCTGAGGCTGAAGCCTGCTTCTGTGACCCGGTCAGTGGGCAGTGCCCCTGCCGCCCCCACACACTGGGGCGGGACTGTAGCCGCTGTGCCCCCCTCTTCTGGAACCTCGGGGGGCCCCGGGGCTGTGAGCCCTGCAGCTGCCACGCCCGACACTCTTTGCAGCCGGGGTGTCACCCA GTCACGGGTCAGTGCCCCTGCCGGGCAGGATTTGGGGGCCGCACGTGCTCCTGGTGTCGGGATGGGTACTGGGGTGACCCGGAGCAGGAGTGCAGAG CCTGTGCCTGTGACCCCCAGGGCTCCATCTCGCCCAGCTGTGACCCGCACACAGGCACCTGCCGCTGCCGAGACGGCATCTCAGGGCCGAGGTGCCAGGCGTGTGCCCGTGGCTCCACAGGCGGCTTCCCACACTGCACGTCCTGCCCTCCCTGCTTCGCCTCCTGGGACCAACGCCTGGCTCCCCTCCAGCTGCATCTGGACACCATGGTCCATGAGGTGGCCGCCCTGCGACAGGGCATGCCTGGCTGGGGTGCTGGGCTCCGGGGAGATCAGCTGCAGGCCCTGGAGGGTAAACTCCAGCAGGCCCAGACACTCCTGGAATCGCCTTCCCCCACCAGAGGTCCCCTGCGACAACTTACAGAGTGGATCACCGGACTCAGGCAAGGGGTCTGGGGTCATTAG